A section of the Marinoscillum sp. 108 genome encodes:
- a CDS encoding Na/Pi cotransporter family protein, translated as MEFGLMDGLNLLGSLAFFIYGMKIMSEAIQRVAGSKMRQILNSMTSNRFKGVLTGFLITGLVQSSSATTVLVVSFVNAGLLSLVESIGVIMGANIGTTVTAWLISIVGFKVKISAYALVIIGLAFPLLFFSKDRIKSWGEVFIGFSLLFLGLAYLKDAVPDLKSNPEILAFLSQYSDLGFLSIILFVGIGTLLTVIVQSSSAAMALTLVMANNGWIPLELAAAMVLGENIGTTITANLAAIVGNVHAKRAAFAHFIFNVFGVTWIILVMGPFLGLISSYMLYQTGLSPETNPESVPIALSLFHTCFNVLNTIFLLGFVKSIAKICTRVIKPKGDDADEFRLEYIGTGLLNTAELSLEEAQKETVAFGKVIVKMSNTAKDLLSEPKEKKQKKLIKKMRKFEEITDQLEEEISKYLARVSDGSLSSATSTRVVSLLSIINDMERIGDVFFQMSKDFENKQNDKVGFTKKQKANLFEMFALVDEAIHNMVANLSSNYSHVTLDKALELELAIDSFRNKLRKEHIHQMESKKYDIQVGALYKDLFQSMEKVGDHVINVSEAITGESERSLKRQEEFVN; from the coding sequence ATGGAATTTGGATTAATGGATGGACTGAACCTCTTGGGTTCCCTTGCCTTTTTTATCTACGGCATGAAGATCATGAGTGAAGCCATCCAAAGAGTGGCTGGCTCCAAAATGCGTCAAATTTTGAACTCGATGACGTCCAATCGCTTCAAAGGCGTCCTCACTGGCTTTCTCATCACCGGATTGGTGCAATCCTCCTCTGCCACCACAGTGCTGGTGGTCAGCTTTGTAAACGCCGGGTTACTTTCACTGGTAGAGTCTATCGGTGTGATCATGGGCGCCAATATCGGAACCACCGTTACTGCCTGGCTCATTTCCATTGTGGGTTTCAAGGTGAAAATCTCAGCCTACGCCCTGGTGATTATAGGTTTGGCCTTCCCATTGCTCTTTTTCAGCAAAGACCGAATCAAATCGTGGGGCGAAGTTTTCATTGGTTTTTCGCTGCTCTTCCTGGGACTGGCCTATCTCAAAGATGCTGTTCCGGATTTGAAATCAAACCCGGAAATTCTGGCTTTTCTCAGTCAGTATTCTGACCTGGGATTTCTCTCTATCATTTTATTTGTAGGAATAGGTACGCTACTGACGGTCATCGTTCAGTCTTCCAGTGCTGCCATGGCACTCACCCTGGTGATGGCCAACAATGGCTGGATTCCGCTGGAACTTGCAGCAGCCATGGTATTAGGTGAAAACATCGGGACAACCATCACCGCTAACCTGGCAGCCATTGTAGGAAATGTACACGCCAAGCGAGCCGCATTTGCTCATTTTATTTTCAACGTCTTCGGAGTTACCTGGATCATCCTCGTGATGGGACCATTTTTGGGACTCATATCCAGCTACATGCTTTATCAGACCGGTCTTTCTCCAGAGACCAATCCAGAGTCAGTGCCTATCGCACTCTCACTTTTCCATACCTGTTTCAACGTATTAAATACTATTTTCCTGTTGGGATTTGTGAAGAGCATTGCAAAAATCTGTACCCGGGTGATTAAGCCAAAAGGAGATGATGCAGACGAATTCCGATTGGAGTACATCGGCACAGGGCTGCTCAATACGGCGGAGCTTTCACTGGAAGAAGCACAAAAAGAGACCGTAGCCTTCGGTAAAGTCATTGTGAAAATGTCGAATACCGCGAAGGATTTGCTCTCTGAGCCAAAAGAGAAAAAGCAGAAAAAGCTCATCAAAAAGATGAGAAAATTCGAAGAAATCACCGACCAGTTGGAAGAAGAGATTTCAAAATACCTGGCCCGTGTATCTGACGGAAGTCTGAGTTCTGCCACCTCTACCAGAGTGGTGAGCCTCCTGAGTATCATCAACGACATGGAAAGAATTGGTGATGTGTTCTTCCAGATGTCTAAGGATTTCGAAAACAAGCAAAATGACAAAGTTGGTTTTACTAAAAAGCAGAAAGCCAATCTCTTTGAAATGTTTGCCCTGGTGGATGAGGCGATACACAATATGGTTGCCAACCTCAGCAGTAACTACTCACACGTCACACTTGACAAAGCCCTGGAGCTGGAACTTGCTATCGATAGTTTTAGAAATAAGCTCAGAAAAGAGCATATCCATCAAATGGAGAGTAAAAAGTATGACATCCAGGTGGGTGCCTTATACAAAGACCTCTTCCAGTCAATGGAGAAAGTGGGTGATCACGTCATCAACGTATCTGAGGCCATTACAGGAGAGTCTGAACGCAGCTTAAAAAGGCAGGAAGAATTTGTCAACTAA
- a CDS encoding porin encodes MKEKYSMRGVFTIVFFLVCLFYSEYVQAQIPIDASWGKGIRVEAKDSSFSLKLGLRFQTLYEGEKYLESGNWNEQLLIRRYRLKFDGYAFKPNIKYKMELGISNRDTRSGGVDEIGHTANIVLDAVVKWEFTPGVELWVGQTKLPGNRERVVSSQNMQFVDRSLVNSRFNLDRDIGLQLRAVQGSGVVFREAFAISMGEGRGVVVDNPDNGRQYTTRLEVLPMGLFKSKGDYVGADIERQPSPKLAIGVTYDYNKNTPRSRGNLGSFLMDTDNNFIYSDLSTWLVDAVFKYQGLSWNAEYAHRSSSDEVAGFGYGKGFVTALGYVFKSNYEIAGRYTTVEPIGVNSSIGAAEEYTLGFSKYIVGHSLKIQSDVSYMDTTNDYIRFRVQMELAL; translated from the coding sequence TTGAAAGAGAAGTATAGTATGCGCGGTGTTTTTACGATTGTATTTTTTTTAGTTTGTTTGTTTTATTCGGAGTATGTACAGGCTCAGATCCCTATTGATGCCAGTTGGGGTAAGGGTATTAGGGTAGAGGCTAAGGATTCTTCTTTTTCTTTAAAACTGGGCTTAAGATTCCAAACCCTCTATGAGGGAGAAAAGTATCTGGAAAGCGGGAATTGGAATGAGCAGTTGCTGATCCGTAGATACAGACTGAAGTTTGATGGTTATGCCTTCAAACCCAATATCAAATACAAAATGGAGTTAGGGATTTCCAATCGCGATACTCGTTCGGGTGGTGTAGATGAAATAGGGCACACGGCTAATATCGTCCTTGATGCAGTGGTAAAGTGGGAGTTTACGCCTGGTGTTGAGTTATGGGTAGGCCAAACCAAACTACCAGGAAACAGAGAGCGTGTGGTATCTTCTCAAAATATGCAGTTTGTGGATCGGAGTTTGGTCAACTCAAGGTTCAACCTGGACCGGGATATAGGGTTGCAGCTGCGTGCGGTTCAGGGTTCCGGTGTGGTATTCAGGGAGGCGTTCGCCATATCAATGGGTGAGGGTAGAGGTGTAGTCGTGGATAACCCGGACAACGGTCGTCAGTATACTACTCGTCTGGAGGTTTTGCCCATGGGCTTGTTCAAGTCAAAAGGTGATTACGTAGGCGCGGATATAGAAAGACAGCCAAGCCCAAAGCTGGCGATTGGAGTGACCTATGATTACAACAAAAATACACCAAGGTCACGAGGTAACCTGGGCTCATTTTTGATGGATACTGACAATAATTTTATCTATTCAGACCTCTCTACATGGTTGGTAGATGCGGTATTCAAGTACCAGGGTTTGTCATGGAACGCAGAATATGCTCATCGATCTTCCTCGGATGAGGTGGCCGGATTTGGTTATGGAAAGGGTTTCGTGACGGCTTTAGGGTATGTATTTAAATCCAATTATGAGATTGCCGGAAGATATACCACAGTGGAACCAATAGGTGTCAATTCTTCCATTGGCGCGGCTGAAGAGTATACTTTGGGATTTTCTAAATACATCGTCGGACACTCCCTAAAGATCCAAAGTGACGTTTCTTACATGGATACCACCAATGATTATATTCGCTTTAGGGTTCAAATGGAGCTGGCACTTTAG
- a CDS encoding M20 family metallopeptidase, whose amino-acid sequence MTETIAKIKSLSEAYFSDIQAIRHHLHSHPELSFQEFETADFIEAELRKMGITDFERKAETGITFMLKGREDNGKVVAMRADIDALPIIEANEVSYKSQNEGVMHACGHDVHTSSLLGAVRILKELKDHYSGTVKVIFQPGEEKLPGGASVLIKEGILENPKPDRILGQHVMPLIPAGKVGFRKGMYMASADEIYFTVTGKGGHAAMPENTVDPVLITSHIIVALQQIISRNCSPKIPSVLSFGRVEALGATNVIPNEVKVEGTFRTYDEEWRAEAHVRMKKMAEGIAESMGAQCDFQVMKGYPHLKNHPEYTQANIEAAKAYMGDENVEEIDLWLAGEDFAFYSHHVDACFYRLGTRNEAKGITSGVHTPTFDIDESALKTGMGLFAWLTIAELNA is encoded by the coding sequence ATGACTGAGACCATTGCCAAAATCAAATCCCTTTCCGAAGCGTACTTTTCTGACATCCAGGCCATTCGGCATCACCTTCACAGTCATCCCGAGCTCTCTTTTCAGGAGTTTGAGACTGCTGACTTTATAGAGGCAGAATTAAGGAAAATGGGTATTACGGACTTTGAACGCAAAGCCGAAACCGGTATCACCTTCATGCTGAAAGGGCGTGAAGACAATGGAAAAGTGGTAGCGATGAGGGCGGACATAGACGCCCTGCCTATCATAGAGGCCAATGAAGTGTCTTACAAATCTCAAAATGAAGGAGTCATGCATGCCTGTGGACATGATGTTCACACTTCCTCCTTGTTGGGAGCTGTTCGCATCCTGAAGGAACTGAAGGACCACTACAGTGGTACGGTCAAGGTAATCTTCCAACCCGGAGAAGAAAAACTGCCCGGGGGAGCCTCTGTCCTGATCAAAGAGGGAATCCTGGAAAACCCAAAGCCCGACAGAATACTTGGACAGCATGTAATGCCGCTCATTCCTGCCGGTAAAGTAGGTTTCAGAAAAGGCATGTACATGGCCAGTGCTGACGAGATCTACTTCACCGTAACTGGAAAAGGCGGGCATGCAGCCATGCCGGAAAACACCGTAGACCCGGTACTCATCACCAGTCACATCATTGTGGCGCTACAGCAGATCATCAGCAGAAACTGTAGCCCAAAAATCCCAAGTGTCCTTTCCTTCGGGAGGGTGGAAGCACTGGGCGCTACCAATGTGATCCCAAACGAAGTAAAGGTGGAAGGAACTTTCCGCACTTATGATGAGGAATGGAGAGCTGAGGCGCATGTGCGAATGAAAAAAATGGCTGAAGGCATCGCAGAATCTATGGGTGCCCAATGTGACTTTCAGGTCATGAAGGGCTATCCACACCTCAAGAATCACCCTGAGTATACTCAGGCCAACATAGAGGCTGCTAAAGCTTATATGGGGGATGAAAACGTGGAAGAGATTGATCTCTGGCTGGCAGGAGAAGACTTTGCTTTTTACTCACACCATGTAGATGCCTGCTTTTACCGGCTGGGTACCCGCAATGAAGCCAAAGGGATCACCTCAGGTGTACATACCCCCACGTTCGATATTGATGAATCTGCGCTCAAAACAGGCATGGGCCTGTTTGCCTGGCTCACTATCGCTGAGCTGAATGCCTGA
- a CDS encoding SPOR domain-containing protein, which produces MHTHRVVIGLLLIGLVGCKTSSVPSSSEEVYKEDLAYLRPSLSEEIAEVPEPETPKLNNTLPTGHLKTELDSVNQIIINNNRAQRYVDGYTIQIYTGNDREAATEAMNKAMSIDPQLDPQIQYYQPSYKVKAGQYINRLEAHEVFERLKVEFPLALLIPERIRVDYD; this is translated from the coding sequence ATGCATACTCATCGAGTCGTAATCGGTCTGTTGTTGATAGGCCTCGTCGGGTGTAAAACTTCCTCTGTTCCCTCATCGTCAGAGGAAGTGTACAAAGAAGATCTGGCCTATCTGCGCCCTTCGCTCAGTGAAGAAATAGCTGAAGTACCCGAACCGGAAACACCCAAGCTCAACAATACCTTGCCTACCGGGCATCTGAAAACCGAGCTGGACAGTGTGAATCAAATCATTATCAACAATAATCGCGCTCAGCGCTACGTGGATGGGTACACCATCCAGATATATACTGGAAACGACCGGGAGGCGGCTACAGAGGCCATGAACAAGGCCATGTCCATCGATCCGCAATTGGACCCGCAAATACAGTACTACCAGCCCAGTTACAAGGTAAAGGCCGGTCAATACATCAACAGGCTGGAAGCCCATGAAGTCTTCGAAAGACTCAAAGTCGAATTTCCCCTTGCATTGCTCATCCCAGAAAGAATCCGTGTAGACTATGACTGA
- the secA gene encoding preprotein translocase subunit SecA → MLDLVTKGLTKVFGTKADKDIKAVTPYVEKINKEFEQLRDISDDALRGRTAELKSIIAEKLKHVDDELKSLHDKVESDPQLDILEKEQIFEQIDNLESKRDEELEDILLEILPQAFGVVKETARRLTENKQLVVTATMMDKELAANKEHIKIDGDKAIWANKWKAAGTDVEWNMIHYNVQLIGGIVLHQGKVAEMATGEGKTLVATLPAYLNALAGRGVHVVTVNDYLAKRDAEWNAPLFQFHGLKIDCIDRHQPNSPERRQAYQADIIYGTNNEFGFDYLRDNMARSPEELVQGKHHFAMVDEVDSVLIDEARTPLIISGPIPKGDEHEFYELKPRINKLVEAQKKLVSEYFNQAKKLIKEGKESEGGLPLFRAYRGLPKYKPLIKFLSETGIRAILQKTENFYLQDNQKMMPEADEPLYFTIDEKHNSIDLTENGIDLITGSGEDPTFFILPDIGDEVAKLENDTELDESEKLKRKEVVIQDYSIKAQRIHSINQLLRAYCLYEKDTEYIVVDGKVKIVDEQTGRVMDGRRYSDGLHMAIEAKENVKVEDATQTYATITLQNYFRMYHKLAGMTGTAETEAGELWDIYKLDVIVIPTNRPIVRDDRNDKVYKSIREKFNAVVDEIVELRGMGRPILVGTTSVEISEVLSRMLKIKNIDHQVLNAKQHAREADIVAEAGKPGTVTIATNMAGRGTDIKLTPEAKAAGGLAIIGTERHESRRVDRQLRGRAGRQGDPGSSQFYVSLEDNLMRLFMSDRVAKIMDRLGLQEGEVIQHSMITKSIERAQKKVEENNFATRKRLLEYDDVMNSQREVIYKRRKNALYGERLELDINNMLFDTCEDIALNAKADNNLDGLKLNAISVLGLDFHITQEELTKYMEHELTDKLYTAAKEHYKNKNAFTASRAFPLLKQIHKEKGATVQNILVPFSDGKKQIGVTAHLEKSVETEGVEMIRAMEKMITLAIIDQTWKEHLREMDDLKQSVQNAVYEQKDPLIIYKFEGFELFKSFLGKVNEECTSFLMKAQIPIQDPNQVQEARDQRATRNYKESKEESGSLLNRGQANRPPAEKVEPAKSVKIAGRNDRVTVQYGDGSVKKDVKYKTVEEDLKNNKCILIES, encoded by the coding sequence ATGTTAGATTTAGTCACTAAGGGATTAACGAAGGTTTTTGGAACCAAAGCCGATAAGGACATAAAAGCTGTGACTCCATACGTTGAGAAAATCAACAAGGAATTCGAGCAACTCAGGGATATTTCCGATGATGCACTCAGAGGCAGAACAGCCGAGCTGAAGAGCATTATCGCTGAAAAACTAAAGCACGTGGATGACGAACTCAAGTCATTACACGATAAAGTAGAGTCTGATCCTCAGTTGGACATACTGGAAAAAGAACAAATCTTCGAGCAGATCGACAACCTGGAATCCAAAAGGGATGAAGAATTAGAAGACATCCTTTTGGAAATCCTTCCACAAGCCTTTGGGGTGGTGAAAGAGACCGCTCGGAGGCTGACAGAGAACAAACAACTGGTGGTGACCGCCACCATGATGGATAAAGAACTGGCGGCCAATAAAGAGCACATCAAGATAGATGGAGACAAAGCCATCTGGGCCAATAAATGGAAAGCCGCAGGCACAGACGTGGAGTGGAACATGATTCACTACAATGTGCAGCTGATTGGTGGTATTGTATTGCATCAGGGCAAAGTAGCCGAAATGGCCACTGGTGAGGGCAAGACCCTTGTGGCTACCCTTCCCGCCTACCTCAACGCCCTGGCAGGTCGTGGAGTGCATGTGGTAACCGTGAATGACTACCTGGCCAAGCGAGATGCGGAGTGGAATGCGCCACTTTTCCAGTTTCATGGCTTGAAAATTGACTGCATCGACAGACATCAGCCTAACTCTCCTGAGCGTAGACAGGCCTACCAGGCAGACATCATCTACGGTACAAATAACGAATTTGGCTTTGACTATCTCCGTGACAACATGGCCCGCAGCCCCGAGGAGCTGGTGCAGGGTAAGCATCATTTTGCCATGGTGGATGAAGTGGATTCTGTCCTGATCGATGAGGCAAGAACCCCATTGATCATTTCGGGTCCCATCCCTAAAGGAGACGAACACGAGTTCTATGAACTAAAGCCGCGGATCAATAAGCTCGTAGAAGCTCAAAAGAAACTGGTATCTGAGTATTTCAATCAGGCCAAAAAACTCATCAAAGAAGGCAAAGAATCGGAAGGTGGATTGCCACTTTTCAGAGCCTACAGAGGATTGCCCAAGTACAAGCCGTTGATCAAATTCCTCAGCGAAACCGGTATCAGGGCCATTCTTCAGAAAACAGAAAACTTCTACCTTCAGGACAATCAGAAAATGATGCCCGAGGCGGATGAGCCTTTGTACTTCACCATTGATGAGAAGCACAATAGCATAGACCTTACTGAAAACGGAATCGACCTGATCACCGGATCAGGTGAGGACCCTACTTTCTTCATTCTACCGGACATTGGAGATGAAGTAGCCAAGCTGGAAAATGATACCGAGCTGGATGAGAGCGAAAAGCTGAAGCGCAAAGAGGTGGTCATACAGGACTACAGCATCAAAGCACAGCGTATACACAGTATCAATCAGCTTCTGAGGGCTTACTGTCTATACGAAAAAGATACCGAATACATCGTGGTTGATGGCAAGGTGAAGATCGTGGATGAGCAGACTGGTCGTGTAATGGATGGCCGCCGGTATTCTGACGGGCTCCACATGGCCATAGAGGCCAAGGAAAACGTGAAGGTGGAAGACGCCACCCAGACCTACGCCACCATTACTCTGCAAAATTACTTCAGGATGTACCACAAGCTGGCTGGTATGACCGGTACAGCGGAAACTGAGGCCGGAGAGCTTTGGGACATCTACAAGCTGGACGTAATTGTGATCCCTACCAACAGACCGATTGTCCGCGATGACCGGAATGATAAGGTTTATAAGTCTATCCGTGAGAAGTTCAATGCCGTGGTAGACGAAATAGTGGAGCTGAGAGGAATGGGCCGACCGATACTGGTAGGTACCACATCCGTGGAAATTTCCGAAGTACTCAGCCGGATGCTCAAGATCAAAAACATTGATCATCAGGTACTTAACGCCAAGCAGCACGCACGCGAGGCAGACATTGTGGCGGAAGCAGGAAAGCCCGGAACGGTAACCATTGCTACCAACATGGCCGGTAGAGGTACGGACATTAAGCTTACCCCGGAAGCCAAAGCTGCAGGTGGACTGGCCATTATCGGTACAGAGAGACATGAGTCTCGCCGTGTGGACAGGCAATTGCGTGGTAGAGCTGGCCGACAGGGTGATCCCGGATCTTCCCAGTTTTACGTCAGTCTGGAAGACAACCTCATGCGTTTATTTATGAGTGACAGAGTGGCTAAAATCATGGACCGGTTAGGCTTGCAGGAAGGCGAAGTGATTCAGCACAGCATGATCACCAAGTCCATCGAGCGGGCGCAAAAAAAGGTGGAGGAAAACAACTTTGCCACCAGAAAGCGACTGCTGGAATATGATGATGTAATGAACTCTCAGCGTGAGGTCATTTATAAGCGCAGAAAAAATGCACTCTATGGTGAGCGACTGGAGCTCGATATCAACAACATGCTCTTCGATACCTGTGAGGATATCGCACTCAATGCTAAAGCCGACAACAACCTGGATGGATTAAAACTCAATGCCATCAGTGTATTGGGACTGGACTTTCACATCACACAGGAAGAGCTCACCAAGTACATGGAGCATGAGCTGACCGATAAACTTTACACAGCAGCCAAAGAGCACTACAAGAATAAAAATGCTTTCACTGCCTCGAGGGCCTTCCCACTGCTGAAGCAGATCCACAAGGAAAAGGGAGCTACCGTTCAGAACATTCTCGTGCCTTTCTCCGACGGAAAAAAACAGATAGGTGTCACTGCGCATCTGGAAAAATCTGTGGAGACCGAAGGCGTGGAGATGATCCGGGCCATGGAAAAAATGATTACCCTGGCCATCATTGATCAGACCTGGAAGGAGCACCTGAGAGAAATGGACGATCTGAAACAGTCGGTTCAAAATGCCGTCTACGAGCAGAAAGACCCATTGATCATTTACAAGTTTGAAGGCTTCGAGCTTTTCAAATCGTTTCTTGGAAAAGTAAATGAAGAGTGTACTTCCTTCCTGATGAAGGCGCAGATTCCGATTCAAGACCCTAATCAGGTGCAGGAAGCGAGAGATCAGCGTGCCACCCGCAACTACAAGGAGTCCAAAGAAGAAAGCGGATCGCTGCTCAACAGAGGACAGGCCAACCGACCACCAGCAGAGAAGGTGGAACCGGCCAAATCCGTGAAAATAGCGGGACGAAATGACCGGGTCACTGTACAATATGGAGATGGCTCGGTAAAAAAGGACGTCAAATACAAAACAGTAGAAGAAGATCTAAAAAACAACAAATGCATACTCATCGAGTCGTAA
- the dapF gene encoding diaminopimelate epimerase has product MKISFHKYQGTGNDFVMIDDRNETFPAENTALISFLCDRRMGVGADGVILIQNHPEHDFRMIYFNPDGSKSLCGNGSRCAIAFAKTLGIIGNQTVFETTDGVHDAFIEGEIVHFHLHDVGQAAKQDSDWFINTGSPHHVRLVTDLDQMDIIQPGREIRYSKHYEPAGTNVNFVETTPEGIRVRTYERGVENETLSCGTGVTACALVAGMIDYQSPVKIETKGGSLTVSFTKTEAKSFQDIYLAGPAKKVFEGIVEVPI; this is encoded by the coding sequence ATGAAGATTTCATTTCATAAATACCAAGGCACCGGCAACGATTTCGTGATGATCGACGATCGCAATGAAACCTTCCCGGCAGAGAACACCGCTTTGATCTCCTTTCTTTGCGACAGGAGAATGGGCGTGGGTGCTGATGGCGTTATTCTCATCCAAAACCATCCCGAGCACGACTTTCGGATGATTTATTTCAACCCGGATGGCAGCAAAAGCCTCTGCGGCAATGGCAGCAGGTGTGCCATTGCCTTTGCCAAAACCCTGGGCATCATTGGGAACCAAACCGTCTTTGAGACTACTGATGGTGTTCATGATGCTTTCATCGAAGGAGAAATCGTTCATTTTCACCTGCATGACGTAGGTCAGGCAGCTAAACAGGATAGTGACTGGTTCATCAATACAGGATCTCCACACCATGTTCGGTTGGTTACAGACCTGGATCAAATGGATATCATCCAGCCGGGACGGGAAATACGATACAGCAAACACTATGAGCCTGCTGGCACCAATGTCAATTTCGTGGAAACCACCCCAGAGGGTATCAGGGTACGCACTTATGAGCGGGGTGTGGAAAATGAAACCTTGTCGTGTGGCACTGGCGTCACTGCCTGTGCGCTGGTGGCCGGAATGATCGATTACCAAAGTCCTGTGAAAATTGAAACAAAAGGTGGAAGCCTTACCGTTTCATTCACAAAAACGGAAGCCAAATCCTTTCAGGATATTTATCTTGCCGGACCCGCCAAAAAAGTATTTGAAGGCATCGTGGAAGTGCCTATTTGA
- the rplS gene encoding 50S ribosomal protein L19, giving the protein MSDLIKFVEEENKAAKANHPAFSAGDTVNVHYKIKEGNKERIQQFQGTVLQIRNVGSTGETFTVRKISSGIGVERIFPILSPNIDKIELVRKGKVRRARLFYLRGRKGKAARIKEKL; this is encoded by the coding sequence ATGAGCGATTTAATTAAATTCGTAGAAGAAGAAAATAAAGCAGCTAAAGCAAATCATCCTGCTTTCAGTGCTGGAGATACAGTAAACGTACACTACAAGATCAAGGAAGGTAACAAAGAGCGTATCCAGCAGTTTCAGGGTACTGTACTTCAGATCAGAAATGTAGGATCTACAGGTGAAACTTTCACCGTTAGAAAAATTTCAAGCGGTATCGGTGTGGAGAGAATTTTCCCTATCCTTTCTCCCAATATTGACAAGATCGAATTGGTAAGAAAAGGAAAAGTAAGAAGAGCTCGTTTGTTCTACCTGAGAGGCAGAAAAGGAAAAGCTGCAAGAATCAAAGAGAAACTTTAA
- a CDS encoding response regulator transcription factor, with amino-acid sequence MRNIKILLADDHAIVMEGLKEVLSADEEISVVGCVQNGEEVLRFIKNNEVDIVILDINMPVMDGITCARHLKKEFPKVKIIILTMYAQRSFVEEIVKIGIDGCLLKNNTGKELIDAVLRVMGGRQYYDRIGTFNSQEEEVTQYKLSEREIDVIRLMSQGLTSIEIAEKLFISDHTVKTHRKNILKKLNVSNSSQAVQYCLSNQLI; translated from the coding sequence ATGAGAAACATCAAAATACTCCTGGCAGATGATCACGCCATAGTCATGGAAGGCCTGAAAGAGGTGCTGAGTGCCGATGAAGAGATTTCAGTAGTCGGATGCGTGCAAAATGGTGAAGAAGTCCTTCGGTTCATCAAAAACAACGAGGTGGACATTGTCATACTGGACATCAACATGCCCGTGATGGATGGCATCACCTGCGCCCGGCATTTAAAAAAGGAATTTCCGAAAGTCAAAATCATCATCCTGACCATGTATGCCCAGCGCTCTTTTGTGGAAGAGATTGTGAAAATCGGGATCGATGGGTGCCTCCTCAAGAACAATACCGGCAAGGAGCTGATCGATGCGGTGCTGCGGGTCATGGGCGGCCGACAATATTACGACCGCATCGGCACCTTCAACTCGCAGGAAGAAGAAGTGACCCAATACAAACTCAGCGAACGGGAGATTGACGTCATCCGGCTCATGTCACAGGGTCTTACCAGCATTGAGATTGCCGAAAAGCTCTTTATCTCCGACCACACGGTCAAAACACACCGGAAAAACATCCTGAAAAAACTCAATGTGAGCAACAGCTCACAGGCTGTACAGTATTGTCTGAGCAATCAGCTGATTTAA
- a CDS encoding sensor histidine kinase, translated as MESQSGSLDTEMVLVLGTSGMLLLTAAIAIFIYLYQRKLIKRKLEYQKIEDLLKKQELRSAYAMLAGQEKAYKHIAEELHDNLGSILVTLNMFADTLQKKTDPESQRKLAQKISEVAQIANESTRKISHSLDSGVLKHFGLAKAAQELVDAINESQTITVASHIQIGNTLDAEVSKNVYRILQELINNTLKHAQATRINIDLNQIEDNLNLIFQDNGVGFDLDKTPPQKGMGLRNLESRVERIGGHMTIDSNKNKGTTTIIDIPL; from the coding sequence ATGGAAAGTCAGAGCGGCAGTCTAGACACAGAAATGGTATTGGTATTGGGCACCAGCGGCATGCTACTCCTCACAGCAGCCATTGCCATTTTCATCTACCTCTATCAGCGGAAGCTAATCAAGCGGAAGCTGGAATACCAAAAAATCGAAGACCTCCTGAAAAAACAGGAACTCCGCTCCGCCTATGCCATGCTGGCAGGCCAGGAGAAAGCCTATAAACACATAGCCGAAGAACTGCACGACAACCTCGGCAGCATCCTGGTCACTCTGAATATGTTTGCAGATACGCTTCAGAAAAAAACAGACCCTGAGTCTCAACGAAAACTGGCCCAGAAAATCAGTGAAGTGGCACAAATCGCCAACGAGTCCACCCGCAAGATCTCCCACAGCCTCGACTCAGGCGTGCTCAAGCACTTTGGACTGGCCAAGGCCGCTCAGGAGCTGGTGGATGCCATCAATGAATCTCAAACCATCACCGTGGCGAGCCACATTCAGATCGGCAATACGCTCGATGCAGAGGTAAGCAAAAACGTCTATCGCATTTTGCAGGAGCTGATCAACAACACCCTTAAACATGCCCAGGCCACACGGATCAATATTGACCTCAACCAGATTGAGGACAACCTCAATTTGATCTTTCAGGATAATGGCGTAGGTTTTGACCTGGATAAGACCCCACCACAAAAGGGCATGGGACTGAGAAACCTGGAATCACGTGTGGAACGAATAGGTGGCCACATGACCATAGACAGCAATAAGAATAAAGGAACCACCACCATCATAGATATACCATTATGA